The proteins below are encoded in one region of Zavarzinella sp.:
- a CDS encoding heavy metal translocating P-type ATPase — protein sequence MPASPGKAESAANNPPTNQWWAVVNKFWHRKSRVIAIFASLAIAVHLLLRFAFGAEFATHQMPLWITLIFGGVPLVWDLLQKLLKGDFGSDLLGGISIVTSVLLGEYLAGSIIVLMLSGGEALEQYALRSASSVLAALAKRLPSIAHRKRTGEIADIPLDEIDVGDTLVIYPHDICPVDGEVIEGHGVMDESFLTGEPFQITKTSGSPVISGAINGEFALTIRATKRAVDSRYAKIIEVMRESESTRPELRRLGDRLGAIYTPVALSVALIAWLISGEAIRFLAVLVIATPCPLLIAIPITIIGSISLCARRAIIIKSPLALERISECRTAIFDKTGTLTYGEPGLTEQFVAPGFQQKELLTLLASLERYSKHPLASAILNEATSQGISLLEASNVAELPGQGLRGTVAGNTVLVTSRKKLLAQQFAGVENLPPNAGGLECVVVVDDQFAALFRFRDAPRAESHSFVSHLGPRHQFTRVMIVSGDRESEVKYLAEQVGITELHAQKSPEEKLAIVRQETSAAKTLYVGDGINDAPAMMAATVGMSIGQNSDVTAEAASVVVMDNSLQKVDEFMHISRRMRIIALQCAVGGMALSIIGMLFAAAGYLSPVTGAILQEIIDVLAVMNALRAAWPPKVLHDLH from the coding sequence TTGCCAGCATCCCCAGGTAAAGCAGAATCGGCTGCAAACAACCCTCCCACCAATCAATGGTGGGCTGTTGTCAATAAATTCTGGCATCGGAAATCCCGCGTAATCGCCATTTTCGCCAGTCTGGCGATCGCTGTACATCTTCTGCTTCGATTTGCGTTTGGTGCGGAGTTCGCCACCCACCAAATGCCTCTATGGATTACGCTAATCTTTGGTGGTGTTCCACTCGTGTGGGATCTGCTGCAAAAACTGCTTAAAGGCGACTTTGGCTCCGATCTGCTGGGTGGCATCTCCATTGTGACTTCCGTACTGCTGGGAGAATATCTGGCAGGTTCGATCATTGTGCTGATGCTTTCAGGTGGTGAAGCGCTGGAACAATATGCCTTGCGCAGTGCTTCATCGGTGCTGGCGGCACTGGCAAAACGCCTGCCTTCGATTGCCCACCGAAAGCGGACTGGGGAGATTGCCGATATTCCACTGGATGAAATCGACGTGGGTGACACGCTGGTCATCTACCCACATGATATCTGTCCAGTGGATGGAGAAGTGATCGAAGGCCATGGTGTGATGGATGAATCATTTCTGACAGGTGAACCATTTCAGATTACCAAAACATCCGGTTCGCCAGTGATCTCAGGTGCCATCAATGGTGAATTTGCCCTGACCATCCGTGCAACAAAGCGAGCGGTGGACTCTCGCTACGCCAAAATTATCGAAGTCATGCGGGAATCGGAATCCACCCGGCCCGAGTTACGGCGACTGGGGGATCGATTGGGTGCAATTTACACACCTGTTGCCCTGAGTGTTGCCCTGATCGCCTGGCTGATCAGTGGGGAAGCGATCCGTTTTCTGGCGGTGCTGGTGATTGCGACACCCTGCCCACTGCTGATTGCGATTCCGATTACGATCATCGGTTCCATTTCGCTGTGTGCACGGCGGGCCATCATCATTAAAAGCCCACTGGCACTGGAACGGATTTCTGAATGTCGGACGGCGATTTTTGATAAAACCGGCACGCTGACTTACGGCGAGCCAGGCCTGACGGAACAATTCGTTGCACCCGGTTTTCAACAAAAAGAACTGTTGACTCTGCTTGCCAGTCTGGAACGATATTCCAAACATCCTCTGGCCAGTGCCATTCTGAATGAAGCGACCTCACAGGGAATTTCGCTGCTGGAAGCCAGTAATGTGGCAGAACTGCCTGGCCAGGGGCTGCGTGGTACCGTTGCAGGGAATACTGTCCTGGTCACCAGTCGAAAAAAATTACTGGCGCAGCAATTTGCCGGAGTAGAGAACCTCCCACCGAATGCTGGTGGGCTGGAATGTGTGGTCGTGGTCGATGATCAGTTTGCCGCACTGTTTCGGTTTCGGGATGCCCCACGTGCCGAGAGCCATTCCTTTGTCAGCCATCTGGGGCCCAGGCACCAGTTCACGCGGGTGATGATTGTATCTGGGGATCGCGAATCGGAAGTGAAATATCTGGCAGAACAGGTGGGGATCACGGAACTGCATGCCCAGAAAAGTCCGGAAGAAAAACTGGCGATTGTGCGGCAGGAAACCAGTGCAGCAAAAACGCTTTATGTGGGTGATGGCATCAACGATGCGCCCGCAATGATGGCTGCCACAGTGGGGATGTCCATCGGCCAGAACAGCGATGTGACAGCCGAAGCGGCCAGCGTGGTGGTGATGGATAACTCGCTGCAGAAAGTGGATGAGTTTATGCATATCAGCCGCCGGATGCGAATTATTGCTCTGCAGTGCGCTGTCGGCGGCATGGCATTGAGCATCATTGGGATGTTGTTCGCCGCAGCAGGGTATTTAAGCCCCGTTACTGGGGCCATTTTGCAGGAAATCATCGATGTGCTTGCGGTTATGAATGCTCTACGTGCGGCCTGGCCTCCAAAGGTCCTCCACGACCTGCATTAA